In Desulfomonile tiedjei DSM 6799, a genomic segment contains:
- a CDS encoding cytidine deaminase — protein sequence MNIDRLISAALQVRDNASVPLSRFRVGAAVLTTDGEIFEGCNTECLIPALGVCAERNAVNHALIHGSRSFIAVAVVSDLYAPLLPCGTCLQYLQEFARLEGRDILIVAEGRSGERIVTSVDELFKGGFPPDTSVKEIQESFSWTVD from the coding sequence ATGAACATCGATCGACTTATCTCTGCCGCTCTTCAAGTGCGAGACAATGCCTCTGTTCCTTTGAGCCGATTCCGCGTAGGCGCTGCGGTTCTCACAACGGATGGAGAAATCTTCGAGGGCTGCAATACTGAATGCTTAATTCCTGCTCTGGGCGTCTGCGCCGAACGAAATGCCGTAAATCATGCGCTGATACACGGTTCACGAAGCTTCATCGCAGTGGCCGTGGTTTCGGATCTGTACGCACCCCTGTTGCCCTGCGGCACGTGTCTCCAATACCTGCAGGAATTCGCCCGTCTGGAAGGCCGCGACATTCTTATCGTTGCTGAAGGCCGTTCAGGAGAACGGATTGTCACGAGCGTAGACGAACTCTTCAAAGGGGGATTCCCTCCCGATACGTCTGTCAAAGAAATTCAGGAATCATTTAGCTGGACTGTCGACTGA